From the Glandiceps talaboti chromosome 10, keGlaTala1.1, whole genome shotgun sequence genome, one window contains:
- the LOC144440695 gene encoding beta-alanyl-bioamine nonribosomal peptide synthetase ebony-like, with translation MISDLPEADRPIVLTVDDLLTNMEAFPDNDLEESEQIISGHVDSSTLACILYTSGSTGLPKGVLIPHRSILHRVSSLWSSFPFTDSDVSCWKSSLCFVDGISEIFGTLLRGLTLVIVPGGNTACPQKIINILDDNKVTWLVLITSVLHVLLDALKTVSGDERHQKLGSIKVVFCGGEEVTPELVEIFFTLLPNSRLVNVWGLTEVTSDVTVFNIHDEHATKNTPISIGQPLQNTNIYLLDDNMIPVPIGEIGTCYVSGPNVTDGYIPTVTVTSQTTTTTTTTTTTTETKETKETKETKFIPNPFETATEHQIIFNTGDSMRLEHDKNIDELKLMFVGRKQSAFRTDLNEIKSVFNGIPYIERVEVLVHSREKDEDQILVAYCKLSGPEPGVAYELITKYLSSELPGYMIPKVVFIEEFPTLPNCEYYFLKLIATFTGLTKLAYLQTY, from the coding sequence ATGATATCCGACCTGCCAGAAGCAGACAGACCAATCGTCTTAACAGTAGATGATTTGCTGACAAATATGGAAGCCTTTCCTGACAATGATCTTGAGGAATCAGAGCAAATAATCAGTGGTCATGTTGACTCCAGCACTCTTGCCTGTATCCTGTATACGTCTGGATCAACTGGTCTCCCCAAGGGTGTGCTTATCCCACATCGATCCATCCTTCATCGAGTCAGTTCACTTTGGAGTTCTTTCCCTTTTACCGATTCCGATGTTTCCTGTTGGAAATCTTCACTGTGTTTTGTTGATGGTATTTCCGAGATATTTGGAACTCTGTTGCGCGGACTTACCCTCGTCATCGTACCGGGAGGAAATACTGCTTGTCCCcagaaaattatcaatattcttGACGACAACAAGGTCACGTGGCTTGTGCTGATAACATCAGTGTTGCATGTTTTGCTGGATGCCTTGAAGACGGTCAGCGGTGACGAGAGGCATCAAAAGCTGGGGTCTATTAAAGTTGTCTTTTGCGGTGGAGAAGAAGTTACTCCTGAACTCGTGGAAATTTTCTTTACTCTGCTACCTAATAGCCGACTGGTGAACGTTTGGGGGTTGACGGAGGTAACTTCAGATGTCACTGTTTTCAACATACACGATGAGCACGCTACAAAGAACACGCCAATCAGTATTGGTCAACCACTACAGAATACCAACATATATCTTCTAGACGACAACATGATACCAGTACCAATTGGTGAAATAGGAACATGTTATGTAAGTGGACCAAACGTAACTGATGGGTATATACCAACTGTTACAGTGACGTCAcaaacgacaacaacaacaacaacaacaacaacaacaacagagacAAAAGAAACGAAAGAAACGAAAGAAACGAAATTCATACCAAATCCATTCGAGACAGCGACTGAACACCAGATTATATTCAATACCGGAGACAGCATGAGATTGGAACACGATAAAAATATCGATGAACTCAAGTTGATGTTTGTGGGTCGTAAACAGTCTGCATTCCGAACggatttgaatgaaataaaaagtgtTTTCAACGGTATTCCTTACATTGAACGCGTGGAAGTACTAGTACATAGCAGAGAAAAAGATGAAGACCAAATACTGGTTGCATACTGTAAGTTATCAGGCCCTGAACCTGGTGTAGCATATGAATTAATCACCAAATATCTAAGTTCTGAGCTGCCAGGATACATGATACCCAAAGTTGTATTTATTGAAGAGTTTCCAACATTACCAAATTGTGAGTATTATTTTCTGAAGCTCATTGCAACCTTTACCGGTCTTACAAAGCTTGCATATTTACAGACCTATTGA